The following are from one region of the Coffea eugenioides isolate CCC68of chromosome 2, Ceug_1.0, whole genome shotgun sequence genome:
- the LOC113759386 gene encoding putative pentatricopeptide repeat-containing protein At5g43820 — protein sequence MPVKEAQPFTFSYEVSFVEMGCISEDGRCKEINLNVQSILPRFQSRSTTKLSPGRAESTPPLPLLLLLLHLHAVNASHEIQLPHPQQKHPHIDEAHILNQLSDILPIRHSPVIRKPNSSSDKGIETRAVDGFLPPEDKFRGIFLQKILGKNAIETALTNVGIEITPDILDKVVNRGNLGGEAMVMFFNWAVEQPRMTRDVDSYHVIIKALGRRKCFEFVVDMLFDMRKRGTNPNCDTLFIVMDSFIRARRVSKAVKMLDDLEDFGLKCDTETFNVLLKCLIRRSHVGTASSLVNKMRGKIRFNSVTYNSVISGWSRFGIVSEVERSLEAMVEDGLNPDSLTYSYILEGLGRAGQIDGAVKIFRELEEGGCVLNVEVYNAMISNFVVTDNLDEGFKYYEMMLRGDYEPNLDTYVRLISACLKARRVADAIELFDEMLGRGIIPSMGTVTSFIEPLCGYGPPHAALMIYKKARKVGCRISLSCYKLLLVRLSKFGKCNTLMSIWNDMQESGHSSDMQAYECIINAFCNIGQLENAVAVMEESLHRGFCPSRLICSKLNNKLLGLNKTEVAYKLFLKIKVARGNEKARICWRAKGWHF from the exons ATGCCTGTGAAGGAAGCTCAGCCGTTTACTTTCAGCTATGAGGTCTCTTTCGTCGAGATGGGATGCATATCCGAAGATGGAAGATGCAAAG AAATCAATCTAAATGtgcaatccattttgccaagaTTCCAAAGTCGAAGCACCACAAAACTAAGCCCGGGTCGGGCAGAATCAACACCGCCCCtacccctcctcctcctcctcctccacctccACGCCGTCAATGCTTCTCACGAGATTCAGCTCCCTCACCCGCAG CAAAAACATCCTCATATCGACGAAGCCCATATACTGAATCAACTCTCAGACATCCTGCCAATCCGTCACAGCCCTGTAATTCGAAAACCAAATTCCTCCTCTGATAAGGGAATAGAAACCCGGGCAGTTGATGGATTTTTGCCTCCCGAAGATAAATTTCGTGGGATTTTTCTCCAGAAAATTCTTGGTAAAAATGCAATTGAAACGGCATTAACTAATGTTGGGATTGAAATTACCCCTGATATACTTGATAAAGTAGTGAATAGAGGCAATTTAGGGGGCGAAGCCATGGTTATGTTTTTCAATTGGGCAGTGGAACAACCAAGAATGACTAGAGATGTGGATAGTTATCATGTGATTATTAAAGCATTAGGTAGGAGAAAATGTTTTGAGTTTGTGGTGGATATGTTGTTTGATATGAGAAAAAGAGGAACAAATCCCAACTGCGATACCCTTTTTATAGTTATGGATAGTTTTATCCGGGCTCGGCGGGTTTCTAAAGCCGTCAAAATGCTTGATGATTTAGAAGATTTTGGATTAAAATGCGATACTGAGACGTTTAACGTTCTTCTGAAATGTTTAATTCGACGATCACATGTAGGAACTGCAAGTTCATTAGTCAATAAGATGAGAGGGAAGATTCGCTTTAATAGTGTGACCTATAATTCGGTGATCAGTGGGTGGTCGAGATTTGGCATAGTTAGTGAAGTTGAGAGGAGCTTGGAGGCAATGGTGGAAGATGGATTGAATCCGGATAGCTTGACTTACAGTTACATTCTTGAAGGCTTAGGGAGAGCTGGTCAAATTGATGGTGCTGTAAAGATTTTTAGGGAGTTGGAGGAGGGGGGTTGCGTTCTTAATGTTGAGGTTTATAATGCAATGATATCTAACTTTGTAGTTACTGATAATTTGGATGAGGGATTTAAATATTACGAGATGATGTTGAGAGGTGATTATGAGCCTAACTTGGATACTTATGTCAGATTAATATCTGCTTGTTTAAAAGCTCGGAGAGTAGCAGATGCAATTGAattgtttgatgaaatgttggGCCGTGGGATCATTCCTTCAATGGGTACTGTTACTTCTTTTATCGAGCCCTTGTGTGGCTATGGCCCTCCTCATGCTGCTCTTATGATTTATAAAAAGGCAAGGAAAGTTGGATGTAGAATATCATTAAGTTGCTATAAGCTTTTGCTTGTGCGACTTTCTAAATTTGGCAAGTGTAATACCCTGATGAGTATTTGGAATGATATGCAAGAAAGTGGTCATTCTTCTGATATGCAAGCTTACGAGTGTATCATTAATGCATTTTGCAACATAGGGCAGCTTGAAAATGCTGTTGCAGTCATGGAGGAGTCTTTGCATAGAGGATTTTGCCCCAGCAGACTTATTTGCAGTAAATTGAACAACAAACTCTTAGGTTTAAATAAAACAGAGGTGGCCTACAAGCTGTTTTTGAAGATAAAAGTAGCTCGTGGAAATGAAAAAGCACGGATATGTTGGCGTGCTAAAGGATGGCATTTCTAG